Proteins from one Saccharomyces eubayanus strain FM1318 chromosome XI, whole genome shotgun sequence genomic window:
- the APE1 gene encoding metalloaminopeptidase APE1: MHSWPFNREVTVVVPNKEKKLQKQSKEKMAEQREILEQLKKTLQQLSVEPSKNGQIADETQERRHEEFTARDLEHSYEVASQEFIDFMYENPTTYHVISFFSKMLDKNGFKYLSEKSNWNDSIGENGGKFYTLRNGTNLSAFVLGKNWKAEKGIGAIGSHVDALTVKLKPASFEDLSQGYGRIAVAPYGGTLNELWLDRDLGIGGRLLYKKKGTNEIKSTLIDSTPYPICRIPSLAPHFGKPAEGPFDKEDQTVPVIGFPTPSEDETPTDDEKNSPLAGKHNTHLLRYVANLAGLEVSELIQMDLDLFDVQKGTIGGIRKHFIFAPRLDDRLCSFAAMIALVSYAKNVNTDDSDAFSTVTLYDNEEIGSLTRQGAKGRLLESVVERATTAFSKKPVDLHTVWANSIILSADVNHLLNPNFPEVYMKNHSPVPNVGITLSLDPNGHMATDVVGTALVEELARLNGDKVQYFQIKNNSRSGGTIGPSLASQTGARTIDLGIAQMSMHSIRAATGSMDVKLGTKFFNGFFRNWRSVYDEFGEL, from the coding sequence ATGCACTCTTGGCCCTTTAATAGAGAGGTTACGGTGGTAGTTcccaacaaagaaaaaaaactacaaaaacaaagcaagGAAAAGATGGCGGAACAACGAGAAATACTAgaacaattgaagaaaacccTTCAACAGCTTAGCGTTGAGCCATCCAAGAATGGCCAAATCGCGGACGAGACGCAAGAAAGGAGACACGAGGAGTTTACAGCTCGTGACCTAGAGCACAGTTACGAGGTGGCTTCTCAGGAGTTCATCGACTTCATGTACGAGAACCCCACCACCTACCATGTTATATCGTTTTTCTCTAAAATGTTAGATAAGAATGGCTTCAAGTACTTGAGCGAGAAATCTAATTGGAACGACAGCATCGGCGAAAACGGTGGTAAGTTCTACACCCTGAGAAACGGTACTAACCTTTCTGCTTTCGTCCTAGGGAAGAACTGGAAGGCAGAGAAGGGTATTGGTGCCATCGGATCTCATGTGGACGCTTTGACCGTCAAATTGAAACCTGCTTCCTTCGAAGACTTATCGCAAGGTTACGGTAGAATTGCTGTCGCTCCCTATGGTGGCACTTTGAACGAGCTGTGGCTAGACAGAGACCTGGGTATTGGTGGCCGTCTTctttacaagaaaaagggcACCAACGAAATCAAGAGTACATTGATCGACTCCACGCCCTATCCTATCTGTAGAATTCCCTCTTTGGCCCCTCACTTCGGTAAACCGGCAGAAGGCCCATTCGACAAAGAAGACCAAACCGTCCCGGTCATCGGATTCCCCACTCCAAGCGAAGACGAGACACCCACTGATGACGAAAAGAATTCGCCTTTGGCCGGCAAGCACAACACGCATCTTTTGAGATACGTCGCCAATTTGGCCGGTTTGGAGGTGTCCGAGTTGATTCAAATGGACTTGGACTTATTCGACGTTCAAAAGGGTACCATTGGTGGTATCCGTAAGCACTTCATCTTTGCTCCACGTCTGGATGACAGACTATGTAGTTTTGCAGCAATGATTGCCTTGGTCTCCTACGCCAAGAACGTTAACACCGATGACTCGGACGCTTTCTCCACCGTCACTTTGTATGATAACGAAGAAATCGGCTCATTGACAAGACAAGGTGCGAAGGGTCGTTTGTTGGAGTCAGTGGTGGAACGTGCTACTACCGCCTTCAGCAAGAAGCCAGTTGACTTACACACTGTGTGGGCAAATTCCATCATTCTGTCTGCAGACGTCAACCATCTGCTAAACCCAAACTTCCCAGAAGTCTACATGAAGAACCATTCCCCAGTGCCCAACGTCGGTATCACTCTGTCCTTAGATCCAAACGGACACATGGCCACGGACGTTGTGGGCACTGCCCTGGTGGAAGAACTCGCACGCCTCAACGGGGACAAAGTACAGTActtccaaatcaaaaacaactcAAGATCAGGCGGTACCATCGGCCCATCCTTGGCCTCCCAAACCGGTGCCCGTACCATAGATCTGGGCATTGCGCAAATGTCCATGCACAGTATCAGAGCTGCTACAGGGTCCATGGACGTCAAATTGGGTACCAAGTTCTTCAACGGGTTTTTCAGAAACTGGAGATCCGTCTACGATGAATTCGGAGAATTGtga
- the SEG2 gene encoding Seg2p, translated as MSRRMGDRRTAQENSPDALAAAAAIGNALSNNGRTVDKSKIPQYNQNFISRTTSIAGIKRYTLTSDHKTSSKAPSMCANTNQFSRRTSSLPNRKHCTTANNSNMRKQHRIHEDAETAFREFGGHESTRILNVPITNDRNSNPRTASLRNSSSIIGTTKKYIPGPRGLVAVEVPVREESPRFSLNSHSRNPASRTYSLPTGNPNMNLMHRKKTTKTVGPQERKPERELKSKSHRSIKAPPKMHAKSSKQNHNDSIPLIQITMNEETEQELKEDRDDPFEFKPMIISDDDSFIESNALGHHEADKSSSTLSGRGKKEQIEKLLEDVHALEAKISNIEMAKSNEEEREQKLILELQTVKLNEERRVEILERELSIAKENADLEAEELKLIELKRQEQLRKEKETKTKTELVDVQLLTVTESGSEKSPSKDAQNEPPNTQNKDEVIDESNHSLLETVDKTLANPILPGSFDKSALHVNSTSESEVDLDSDSPAGSQLSDYNYIEGSTIDLRATAKTSVESEIDTNQTELKFPQGEDFGNTKNHISGPGNDFFSDENKKDFGQEDLHLNDADPESFETSFDTSKIRSIIAENESDVIEDEHGNDDDDDDDDDDEEFHDSYDVIVHEPIQVKQTITNVPHLKYPLQHLNEVEIDKNIGQSYDAVEVNQSEANMAKYLRNDNSYPPSMSSGTLELDSQNGNSRSSTETTRIFPSIWKDLPQPAFKSALKKTLATPLSTSSSVYSIGTPPNSNVHIAHTTTSNIKINGQNPPTHDLEQKHSPPNQPVLREIPAMSPRRLEDKRKNPNHLGFRTLRGGSSEAPLSQKIPESSSNPPLSPSYRTTKSWVTTSTSAAPVSKEASKTHSTVSPTIKNSNKIANQPPSNIDEHNSILYPKEPLTKKSSFEKERPMKDNLGFKSMSLRGPLVTKNSPVMRAGSFEAEDRHEQRNHVSRKSWNFSLSSPLKTKMNHSAHPSNEIEKIDHPMSDFKNKFNANGEKSSVNKRDSDRQNSSLYIGSSTTNNENASEVGTEGXRFSLFRNRSQTSNRNMPAGTTSLNPAYSEVSGALPLSVPVTVIEKNGEIHKLYNDDAAKKDKSHNHHSSHNKFSKKLRKIFGRK; from the coding sequence ATGAGCAGACGCATGGGCGATAGGAGGACGGCCCAAGAAAACAGTCCAGACGCCCTAGCAGCGGCTGCCGCAATTGGTAATGCGCTCAGCAATAACGGAAGAACTGTTgataaaagcaaaatacCTCAATATAACCAAAACTTCATTTCTCGAACAACGTCAATTGCAGGAATTAAAAGATATACATTGACTTCGGATCATAAGACCAGTTCAAAAGCACCTTCAATGTGTGCGAACACAAATCAGTTCTCTAGGCGTACCTCGAGTTTGCCCAATAGGAAACATTGTACCACCGCCAACAATTCGAACATGAGAAAACAACACAGGATTCATGAGGATGCAGAAACCGCCTTCCGGGAGTTCGGAGGTCATGAATCGACAAGGATTTTGAACGTTCCAATTACGAACGATAGAAACAGTAATCCTAGGACCGCATCGCTTAGGAACTCAAGTAGCATAATAGGGACAACCAAGAAGTATATACCAGGTCCCAGGGGACTAGTTGCCGTGGAAGTTCCCGTGCGAGAAGAATCCCCAAGATTTAGCTTGAACTCACATTCACGTAATCCAGCTAGTAGAACATATTCATTACCTACTGGAAACCCCAACATGAATCTAATGCACAGGAAGAAAACCACTAAAACAGTGGGGCCACAAGAGAGAAAACCTGAACGAGAACTCAAATCAAAATCTCATCGTTCAATCAAAGCGCCACCTAAAATGCATGCCAAGTCATCAAAGCAAAACCATAACGATAGTATTCCACTAATTCAAATAACCATGAATGAAGAAACGGAACAGGAACTGAAAGAGGATCGCGATGACCCATTTGAGTTCAAGCCCATGATTATATCTGACGACGACTCTTTCATTGAGTCAAATGCACTTGGTCACCATGAGGCTGATAAAAGTTCTAGCACTCTAAGTGGACGTGGGAAGAAAGAACAGATCGAAAAACTACTTGAAGATGTTCATGCTCTAGaagcaaaaatatcaaatatCGAAATGGCGAAAtcaaacgaagaagaacgaGAACAGAAGCTAATCCTAGAATTACAAACAGTTAAACTAAATGAAGAACGGAGAGTAGAGATATTGGAAAGGGAACTGAGTATAGCCAAGGAAAATGCCGACCTTGAAGCAGAAGAACTGAAGCTAATAGAGCTGAAAAGACAAGAGCAGCTTCgtaaggaaaaggaaaccaaaaccaaaactGAACTGGTCGATGTTCAACTGCTAACTGTAACTGAATCTGGGTCCGAAAAATCACCTTCAAAAGATGCACAAAATGAGCCACCGAATActcaaaataaagatgaagtTATTGACGAGAGTAATCATTCACTACTTGAAACTGTCGACAAAACCCTGGCAAACCCTATTCTCCCTGGATCGTTTGACAAATCTGCCTTACATGTTAATTCAACCAGTGAATCTGAAGTTGATTTAGATTCTGATAGTCCCGCTGGAAGCCAATTATCTGATTATAACTACATAGAGGGATCTACAATTGACCTGCGTGCCACCGCAAAGACAAGTGTGGAGTCCGAGATCGACACAAATCAAACCGAACTGAAATTTCCACAAGGCGAGGATTTTGGCAATACAAAGAACCACATTTCAGGCCCAGGcaacgattttttttcagacgaaaacaaaaaagattttggtCAGGAAGACTTACATTTGAATGATGCTGACCCAGAGAGCTTTGAAACATCTTTTGACACTTCTAAGATCCGTAGCATCATAGCGGAGAATGAGAGTGATGTTATTGAAGACGAGCACGGaaatgacgacgatgatgatgacgatgacgacgacgaagaaTTTCATGATTCTTATGACGTAATAGTTCACGAACCCATTCAGGTAAAGCAAACAATAACTAATGTTCCTCACTTAAAGTATCCGTTGCAGCACCTGAATGAAGTGGAAATCGACAAGAACATTGGACAAAGTTATGATGCTGTAGAGGTCAACCAATCCGAAGCGAACATGGCCAAATACTTACGTAATGATAATAGTTATCCCCCCAGCATGAGTTCAGGAACTCTTGAGTTGGATTCACAAAACGGGAACTCAAGGTCCTCTACTGAAACCACAAGGATTTTTCCTAGTATCTGGAAGGACTTACCACAGCCAGCATTCAAATCCGCtctgaagaaaacactAGCTACTCCATTGAGTACATCTTCCTCCGTATACTCAATAGGCACACCTCCAAATAGTAACGTTCATATAGCACACACGACAACCTCCAATATCAAAATTAACGGCCAGAATCCGCCAACTCATGACTTGGAACAGAAACATAGCCCACCCAATCAGCCTGTTTTAAGGGAAATTCCTGCGATGTCACCAAGACGTTTGGAAgataaaaggaaaaaccCTAACCATTTGGGCTTTAGGACTTTACGTGGTGGTTCCAGCGAGGCTCCTCTTTCCCAAAAGATACCCGAGTCATCTTCTAATCCACCTTTATCCCCATCTTACCGCACCACAAAGTCGTGGGTAACTACTTCAACTTCTGCAGCTCctgtttcaaaagaagctTCTAAAACTCATTCGACCGTTTCTCCaacaatcaaaaattcaaataaaataGCCAACCAGCCCCCCTCGAACATCGATGAACATAACAGTATTCTTTACCCCAAAGAACCTCTAACCAAGAAGTCTAGtttcgaaaaagaaagaccTATGAAGGATAATCTGGGATTCAAAAGTATGTCTTTAAGAGGGCCACTTGTGACGAAGAATTCTCCGGTTATGAGAGCAGGAAGTTTTGAAGCGGAGGACAGGCATGAACAGAGGAACCATGTCTCTAGGAAATCATGGAATTTTAGCTTGTCTTCTCCActaaaaacaaagatgaACCATTCTGCTCATCCCTCGAACGAAATAGAGAAAATAGATCACCCAATGAGCGACTTCAAGAATAAGTTTAATGCAAATGGAGAAAAATCATCAGTGAACAAGAGGGACAGTGACCGCCAAAATTCATCTTTATACATAGGATCTTCGACGACCAATAACGAGAATGCAAGCGAAGTGGGAACTGAGGGCYACCggttttcattatttagAAACAGAAGCCAAACATCGAATAGGAATATGCCAGCTGGAACAACCAGTCTGAATCCAGCGTACTCTGAGGTATCTGGAGCTCTACCCTTAAGCGTTCCGGTAACCGTTATCGAAAAGAATGGAGAGATACACAAGCTATATAATGACGATGCTGCTAAGAAAGATAAGTCTCATAATCATCACAGTAGTCATAATAAGTTTAGTAAGAAGCTTAGGAAAATTTTCGGTAGAAAGTAA
- the GFA1 gene encoding glutamine--fructose-6-phosphate transaminase (isomerizing) GFA1 has translation MCGIFGYCNYLVERSRGEIIDTLVDGLQRLEYRGYDSTGIAIDGDEVDSTLIYKQIGKVSALKEEIAREKPNRDVTFVSHCGIAHTRWATHGQPEKINCHPQRSDPESQFVIVHNGIITNFRELKTLLLNKGYKFESDTDTECIAKLYLHLYNTNLQNGHDLDFHELTKLVLLELEGSYGLLCKSCHYPNEVIATRKGSPLLIGVKSDKKLKVDFVDVEFPEDNAGQPETPLRSNNRPFGLGPKKAREFEAGSQNGNLLPIAANEFNLRHSQSRAFLSEDGSPTPVEFFVSSDAASVVKHTKKVLFLEDDDLAHIYDGELHIHRSRREVGASMTRSIQTLEMELAQIMKGPYDHFMQKEIYEQPESTFNTMRGRIDFDNNKVILGGLKAWLPVVRRARRLIMIACGTSYHSCLATRAIFEELSDIPVSVELASDFLDRKCPVFRDDVGVFVSQSGETADTMLALNYCLERGALTVGIVNSVGSSISRVTHCGVHINAGPEIGVASTKAYTSQYIALVMFALSLSDDRVSKVDRRIEIIQGLKMIPGQIKQVLNLEPRIKELCATELKDQKSLLLLGRGYQFAAALEGALKIKEISYMHSEGVLAGELKHGVLALVDENLPIIAFGTRDSLFPKVVSSIEQVTARKGHPIIICNENDEVWAEKSKTIKLQTLEVPQTVDCLQGLVNIIPLQLMSYWLAVNKGIDVDFPRNLAKSVTVE, from the coding sequence atgtgTGGTATCTTTGGTTATTGTAACTATCTGGTTGAAAGGTCCAGAGGTGAAATCATCGACACTTTGGTGGACGGTCTACAAAGACTGGAGTATAGAGGCTATGACTCCACCGGTATTGCTATCGATGGTGACGAAGTTGACTCTACTTTGATTTATAAGCAAATCGGTAAAGTCAGTgctttgaaagaagaaatcgCTAGGGAAAAGCCAAACAGGGATGTCACTTTTGTCTCTCATTGCGGCATTGCCCACACTAGATGGGCCACCCACGGCCAACCTGAGAAAATCAACTGTCATCCTCAAAGATCTGATCCGGAGAGCCAATTTGTGATTGTTCATAATGGTATCATCACAAATTTTAGAGAACTGAAGACCCTTTTACTTAATAAAGGGTACAAGTTCGAAAGTGACACTGATACTGAATGTATCGCTAAATTATATTTGCACTTGTATAACACAAACTTACAAAATGGTCATGATTTGGATTTCCATGAATTAACCAAGTTGGTTCTTTTGGAACTAGAAGGTTCGTATGGGTTATTATGCAAATCCTGTCACTATCCAAATGAAGTTATTGCCACCAGAAAAGGGTCTCCTTTATTAATCGGTGTCAAATCTGACAAAAAACTAAAGGTTGATTTTGTGGACGTGGAATTTCCTGAAGACAATGCTGGTCAACCAGAAACTCCCTTGAGATCAAATAACAGACCATTTGGCTTGGGTCCAAAGAAAGCTCGTGAATTTGAAGCTGGTTCCCAAAACGGCAATTTACTACCAATTGCTGCCAACGAATTCAATTTAAGACATTCCCAATCCAGAGCTTTCCTATCAGAAGATGGCTCTCCAACTCCAGTGGAGTTTTTCGTGTCTTCAGATGCGGCATCTGTTGTCAAACATACCAAGAAGGTCTTGTTCCTAGAGGATGATGACCTTGCTCATATCTATGATGGTGAATTACATATCCATAgatcaagaagagaagTGGGCGCATCCATGACAAGATCCATTCAAACTTTAGAAATGGAACTAGCTCAAATCATGAAAGGTCCTTACGACCATTTTATGCAAAAGGAAATTTATGAACAACCTGAATCTACATTCAACACTATGAGAGGTAGAATTGACTTCGATAACAATAAGGTAATATTAGGTGGTCTAAAGGCCTGGCTGCCAGTTGTTAGAAGAGCGCGTAGGCTAATTATGATTGCCTGCGGTACTTCTTATCATTCATGTTTGGCCACTCGTGCTATCTTTGAAGAGTTGTCAGATATCCCAGTTAGTGTGGAATTAGCATCAGATTTCTTGGATAGAAAATGTCCAGTCTTTAGAGACGATGTAGGTGTCTTTGTTTCACAGAGTGGTGAAACTGCTGATACTATGTTGGCTTTGAATTACTGTCTAGAAAGAGGGGCCTTGACTGTAGGGATAGTTAACAGTGTCggttcttcaatttctcgTGTCACTCACTGTGGTGTTCATATCAATGCCGGCCCAGAAATTGGTGTTGCCTCTACCAAAGCTTACACTTCTCAGTATATTGCCTTGGTAATGTTTGCTTTGTCATTGTCAGATGACCGTGTATCAAAGGTAGACAGAAGAATCGAAATTATTCAAGGTTTGAAGATGATTCCTGGACAAATCAAACAAGTGTTGAATTTGGAaccaagaataaaagaacTATGTGCCACTGAATTGAAAGATCAAAAatctttattattgttagGCAGAGGCTACCAATTTGCTGCCGCCTTAGAGGGTGCTTTGAAGATCAAAGAGATTTCTTATATGCATTCTGAAGGTGTCTTGGCTGGTGAATTGAAACATGGTGTTTTGGCCCTGGTCGATGAAAACTTACCAATCATTGCATTTGGTACCAGAGATTCTTTGTTCCCCAAGGTCGTTTCCTCCATCGAACAAGTCACTGCAAGAAAGGGCCATCCAATTATTATTTGTaacgaaaatgatgaagtaTGGGctgaaaaatccaaaaccATCAAACTTCAAACCTTGGAGGTTCCACAAACTGTCGACTGTCTGCAAGGCCTAGTCAATATTATTCCCCTGCAACTAATGTCATATTGGTTGGCTGTTAACAAAGGTATTGACGTTGACTTTCCAAGAAACTTGGCCAAATCCGTTACTGTCGAATAG